One segment of Streptomyces sp. NA02950 DNA contains the following:
- a CDS encoding ATP-binding protein — translation MPTNALPAGTAPLASTQTVTHQLPRHRRSVGRAREALRHQLANWHIGADITESATLLLSELTTNAINAKTTRGREIGVRFVLTGLELRIEVSDTNDEQPTLKHAEDDDESGRGLALVDSLADRWGVEPRDAVGKVVWALLVLPEGDTSHR, via the coding sequence ATGCCCACAAACGCCTTACCAGCAGGAACAGCGCCGCTCGCATCCACGCAGACCGTGACGCATCAGCTCCCTCGACACCGCCGCAGCGTCGGCCGCGCCCGCGAAGCTCTCCGCCATCAGCTCGCGAACTGGCACATCGGTGCCGACATCACGGAAAGCGCAACCTTGTTGCTTTCCGAGCTCACGACCAACGCCATCAACGCGAAGACGACGCGCGGCCGAGAGATCGGAGTCCGGTTCGTACTGACCGGCCTGGAGTTGCGCATTGAGGTCTCAGACACGAACGACGAGCAGCCAACCTTGAAGCACGCCGAGGACGATGATGAATCCGGCCGGGGGCTGGCTCTCGTGGACTCATTGGCCGACCGCTGGGGCGTTGAACCGCGCGATGCGGTGGGCAAAGTCGTGTGGGCTCTCTTGGTGCTGCCGGAGGGGGATACGTCACATCGATGA
- a CDS encoding helix-turn-helix transcriptional regulator → MSDKRHHPPTVRLRRLAAELRRLRSAAGLTRDEVTEKKGINAATLYRIEKARARPQKRTLLALLDLYEATEAQRSDLLAVQSGSNDQGWLRPYHSELPEEYAAYIGFEAEARTVRNYESLFIPGLAQTEPYARAVVKGVWAAASHKQVEQRVQARMERQALLSKEHPLQLWAIVDEAAIRRTVGGRKVMQEQTRHLLRLMEEPHVTFQVIPFDKGAHAGMPGSFVHMDFPDPADPELVYVDTPAGDLFLESETEIRRYKSMFEHLQAVAVGPNESADLLAKVAGMRD, encoded by the coding sequence GTGTCGGACAAGCGACACCATCCGCCAACCGTCAGACTTCGACGGCTGGCCGCTGAGCTGCGCCGACTTCGTTCTGCCGCCGGGCTGACGCGCGACGAGGTCACGGAGAAGAAGGGGATCAACGCAGCGACGCTGTATCGCATCGAGAAGGCGCGTGCCCGACCGCAGAAGCGGACATTGCTTGCCCTACTGGACCTCTATGAGGCAACCGAGGCGCAGCGGTCAGACCTCCTGGCCGTACAGAGCGGGTCCAACGACCAGGGCTGGCTGCGCCCGTATCACTCGGAGTTGCCTGAGGAATACGCTGCCTACATCGGGTTCGAGGCCGAGGCCCGGACGGTGCGCAACTATGAGTCGCTGTTCATTCCCGGCCTTGCCCAGACAGAGCCCTACGCCCGCGCGGTGGTCAAAGGTGTTTGGGCGGCGGCCAGCCACAAGCAGGTGGAGCAGCGAGTCCAGGCTCGGATGGAACGACAGGCGTTGCTCAGCAAGGAGCACCCGCTCCAACTCTGGGCAATCGTCGATGAGGCGGCCATCCGGCGCACGGTCGGCGGCCGCAAGGTGATGCAGGAGCAGACGCGGCACCTGCTCCGGCTCATGGAAGAGCCCCATGTCACGTTTCAGGTGATCCCGTTCGACAAGGGAGCGCATGCAGGTATGCCCGGCAGCTTCGTGCACATGGACTTCCCGGACCCTGCGGACCCGGAGTTGGTCTACGTGGACACTCCAGCAGGCGATCTCTTCCTGGAGTCTGAGACGGAGATCCGGCGCTACAAGTCCATGTTCGAGCACCTGCAAGCCGTGGCGGTGGGACCGAACGAAAGTGCTGATCTGCTGGCTAAGGTTGCAGGTATGAGAGATTGA
- a CDS encoding DUF397 domain-containing protein: protein MQYDFSEVVWRKSSYSSANGQCVEVADGVADVVPVRDSKASAGPCLVFEADAWASFIRALKVGELPSA from the coding sequence GTGCAGTACGACTTCTCCGAGGTTGTGTGGCGGAAGAGCAGTTACAGCAGTGCCAACGGTCAGTGCGTCGAAGTCGCCGACGGAGTCGCGGACGTTGTGCCCGTTCGTGACAGCAAGGCATCTGCTGGCCCCTGCCTTGTGTTCGAGGCGGATGCGTGGGCCTCGTTCATAAGGGCGCTGAAGGTCGGCGAACTCCCCTCAGCCTGA
- a CDS encoding DUF5937 family protein: MLLPARPGATLDEELDALDRIDDETYLTAVFEITCSSSYTRCRQSPLVDAGERARVREMAAARGPRQAAFADRMLDDPDGLRVWLRRLLEDCRQAFFADTWQRVGIQLAADARHKSELLQRKGLAEALTAASAALSLSEDGDRVLVDKLAAGRTTASDDGLTLIPTAFGWPHVTVVYAPGWHPVIQYPVASPELPAPAALELVQRRMEALSHPMRMRLCRTLARGPHTTGELSEAYGITPPEVSRHIGVLKKAGLLTTRRRGRYVLHQLELTAVSRLGTDFLESVLR; this comes from the coding sequence CTGCTGCTCCCGGCCCGTCCCGGGGCCACGCTCGACGAGGAGCTGGACGCGCTGGACCGGATCGACGACGAGACGTATCTGACGGCGGTCTTCGAGATCACCTGCTCCAGCTCGTACACCCGGTGCAGGCAGTCGCCGCTGGTCGACGCCGGCGAACGGGCGCGGGTCCGCGAGATGGCCGCGGCCCGTGGCCCCCGGCAGGCGGCGTTCGCCGACCGGATGCTGGACGACCCGGACGGGCTGCGGGTCTGGCTGCGACGGCTGCTGGAGGACTGCCGGCAGGCGTTCTTCGCCGACACCTGGCAGCGGGTGGGGATCCAACTGGCCGCCGACGCCCGCCACAAGTCCGAGCTGCTCCAGCGCAAGGGCCTGGCGGAGGCGCTGACCGCGGCGTCGGCCGCGCTGTCGCTGTCCGAGGACGGCGACCGTGTCCTGGTCGACAAGCTGGCCGCCGGGCGGACGACGGCTTCGGACGACGGCCTCACCCTCATCCCGACCGCCTTCGGCTGGCCGCATGTGACCGTTGTGTACGCACCCGGCTGGCATCCGGTGATCCAGTACCCGGTCGCCTCGCCCGAACTCCCCGCGCCCGCGGCCCTGGAGCTCGTCCAGCGCCGGATGGAGGCCCTGTCCCACCCGATGCGGATGCGGCTGTGCCGCACCCTCGCGCGTGGACCGCACACCACCGGTGAGCTGTCCGAGGCGTACGGCATCACGCCCCCGGAGGTCTCCCGCCACATCGGCGTCCTCAAGAAGGCCGGTCTGCTCACCACCCGCCGCCGCGGCCGCTACGTCCTCCACCAACTGGAACTGACGGCGGTGTCCCGCCTGGGCACCGACTTCCTGGAATCGGTCCTCCGCTGA
- a CDS encoding Rossmann-like and DUF2520 domain-containing protein yields the protein MNAQPLPEPQDRPARLTVGVVGAGRVGPALAASLRLAGHRPVAASGVSDASVRRAADLLPGVPVVPPAEVLARAELVLLTVPDDALPELVAGLAETGAVRPGQLLVHTSGRYGVGVLEPALRAGALPLALHPVMTFTGTSVDVQRLAGCSFGVTAPEELRLAAEALVIEMGGEPEWIEEESRPLYHAALAIGANHLTTLVAQAMELLRGAGVGAPDRMLGPLLGAALDNALRSGDAALTGPVARGDAGTVAAHVAELRRHAPQAVAGYLAMARTTADRALAHGLLKPELAEDLLGVLSDVSDVPGPGRGGTGS from the coding sequence GTGAACGCACAACCACTTCCCGAGCCGCAGGACCGCCCTGCACGGCTCACCGTAGGGGTCGTCGGCGCGGGCCGCGTCGGCCCGGCCCTCGCCGCCTCGCTGCGCCTGGCCGGGCACCGCCCCGTCGCCGCCTCCGGTGTCTCCGACGCCTCCGTGCGCCGGGCCGCCGATCTGCTTCCCGGAGTGCCCGTCGTACCGCCCGCCGAAGTGCTGGCGCGGGCCGAGCTGGTGCTGCTCACCGTCCCCGACGACGCCCTGCCCGAGCTGGTCGCCGGGCTGGCCGAGACCGGCGCGGTGCGCCCCGGCCAGCTGCTGGTGCACACCTCGGGGCGGTACGGCGTCGGGGTGCTGGAGCCCGCGCTGCGGGCCGGAGCGCTGCCGCTCGCGCTGCACCCCGTGATGACCTTCACCGGCACCTCGGTCGACGTCCAGCGCCTCGCGGGGTGCTCCTTCGGCGTCACCGCCCCCGAGGAGCTGCGGCTGGCGGCCGAGGCGCTGGTGATCGAGATGGGCGGCGAGCCCGAGTGGATCGAGGAGGAGTCCCGCCCGCTCTACCACGCGGCGCTGGCCATCGGCGCCAACCACCTGACCACGCTGGTCGCCCAGGCCATGGAGCTGCTGCGCGGCGCGGGGGTCGGCGCCCCCGACCGGATGCTCGGCCCGCTGCTCGGCGCCGCGCTGGACAACGCCCTGCGCAGCGGGGACGCCGCACTCACCGGCCCGGTCGCGCGCGGCGACGCGGGCACGGTCGCGGCCCATGTCGCCGAGCTGCGGCGGCACGCCCCCCAGGCGGTCGCCGGATATCTGGCGATGGCCCGTACGACGGCGGACCGCGCGCTCGCCCACGGCCTGCTCAAGCCGGAGCTGGCGGAAGACCTGCTGGGCGTTCTGTCGGATGTCTCGGACGTACCGGGGCCGGGCCGGGGAGGGACGGGATCGTGA